The following proteins are co-located in the Acidimicrobiia bacterium genome:
- a CDS encoding GGDEF domain-containing protein, with amino-acid sequence MPDTTHAPDGDPPIALDVRVTSRDRAEAREVVVAMLNRAILPTLAITAVACVLAGVLAHLILPSVEAGVGLALITAALLVAIVAPVSVVVLRAVVLRRSIRLRATTLAREREMYRAAQKRDFDTQLARAFEMADSEDDAMAVVKNALELTLPDRAAEFLLADNSHAHLTRMTHTVCDDTEASCPVQSPDGCVATRGAHVMGFASSEQLTACPHLRGRPEGEISATCVPVAVMGRTVGVLHSTGPAGEEVDDLTVDRLQVLAKEAGGRLGLLRVMAETSLQATTDELTGLFNRRAMEEKLRSLRADNRDFALALCEIDGFARTRDEQGTATSEQLLRTFADVLRSTVRPEDIVARRGSEEFLVAVPDADSDDMLHVLARVRDSLVTREQDGSDSRLRISCGVVGPGSGGDLNDLLVRAETALRAAREQGGDRIVVWGDAVDAGSLTLVADADANSDDAVGGAS; translated from the coding sequence GTGCCGGACACCACGCACGCGCCCGACGGTGACCCACCCATCGCGTTGGACGTCCGGGTGACCAGCCGCGATCGCGCAGAGGCACGCGAGGTCGTGGTCGCGATGCTCAACCGCGCGATCCTCCCCACCCTCGCCATCACGGCTGTCGCGTGCGTCCTCGCCGGCGTCCTCGCTCACCTGATCCTCCCGTCCGTCGAGGCTGGTGTGGGCCTGGCGCTGATCACCGCAGCACTCCTCGTGGCGATCGTGGCTCCCGTGTCAGTCGTCGTTCTCCGTGCGGTCGTACTCCGGCGATCGATCCGCCTCCGCGCCACGACGCTGGCGCGTGAGCGGGAGATGTACCGGGCGGCGCAGAAACGTGATTTCGACACACAACTCGCCCGTGCCTTCGAGATGGCCGACTCCGAGGACGACGCCATGGCGGTGGTGAAGAACGCTCTGGAGCTCACGTTGCCCGACCGCGCCGCCGAGTTCCTGTTGGCCGACAACAGCCATGCCCACCTCACGCGGATGACGCACACGGTGTGCGACGACACAGAGGCCTCGTGCCCGGTTCAGTCGCCCGACGGCTGCGTCGCGACACGTGGAGCCCACGTCATGGGGTTCGCGAGCAGCGAGCAGTTGACGGCGTGCCCGCATCTCCGCGGGCGTCCCGAGGGGGAGATCTCGGCCACGTGCGTCCCGGTCGCCGTCATGGGTCGTACCGTCGGCGTTCTCCACTCCACGGGGCCGGCGGGTGAGGAGGTCGACGACCTGACGGTCGACCGCCTCCAGGTCCTGGCGAAGGAGGCGGGTGGACGTCTCGGTCTCCTCCGCGTGATGGCGGAGACGAGTCTCCAGGCCACGACCGACGAGCTCACCGGTCTGTTCAACCGTCGTGCGATGGAGGAGAAGCTGCGATCCCTACGCGCCGACAACCGGGACTTCGCCCTGGCGCTGTGCGAGATCGACGGTTTTGCACGGACCCGCGACGAGCAGGGCACGGCCACGAGCGAGCAGCTTCTCCGGACGTTCGCCGATGTCCTGCGCTCGACCGTTCGACCGGAGGACATCGTCGCCCGTCGGGGAAGTGAGGAGTTCCTCGTTGCCGTCCCGGACGCCGACAGCGATGACATGCTCCACGTGCTCGCACGGGTCCGTGACTCGCTCGTGACGCGGGAACAGGACGGAAGCGACAGCCGGCTTCGCATCAGCTGCGGTGTGGTCGGGCCAGGGTCCGGTGGAGACCTCAACGACCTCCTCGTTCGCGCCGAGACAGCGTTGCGGGCCGCACGGGAGCAGGGCGGTGACCGCATCGTCGTGTGGGGCGACGCCGTCGATGCCGGCAGCCTGACACTCGTCGCCGATGCGGACGCCAACTCCGACGACGCCGTCGGCGGTGCATCATGA
- the ilvD gene encoding dihydroxy-acid dehydratase produces the protein MANDDTTPTNDHGTKIHSFEVTDGMERAPARAMLRAVGMTDDDFPRAQVAVASSWNEVTPCNLPLDRLAKRAKDGIRAAGAFPIEFVTIAVSDAISMGHEGMRGSLVSREIIADSVECMMHAERFDALVTFAGCDKSLPGMLMAAARCNVPSTFLYGGSILPGHLGDETLDIVSVFEAVGACAAGTIDQSELDQIERNACPGEGACAGMFTANTMASVAEALGMSLPGSATPAAVDRRRDEAAFQSGQAVVRQLEAGIRPRQILTKEAFENAIAVTMALGGSTNAVLHLLAIAREAQVDLGLDDFNRVGSRVPHIADTKPHGQYHMFDVDRVGGVPVVMRELLDAGLLHGDCLTVTGRTVAENLDDLDPPAPDGEVIRPLSSPIHVLGGIAVLRGSLAPEGAVVKVAGIDELRFEGTARVFDGEDLAMEAILAGSINAGDIVVIRYEGPKGGPGMREMLAVTGAMKGAGRGSDAALITDGRFSGGTHGYCVGHVAPEAVDGGPIALVADGDRIVIDAEAHTIELLVDASELERRRADWKCPEPRYTTGFLAKYAKLASGAQDGAITTP, from the coding sequence ATGGCCAACGACGACACGACTCCGACCAACGATCACGGCACGAAGATTCACAGCTTCGAGGTCACCGACGGCATGGAACGGGCGCCGGCACGGGCCATGCTGCGCGCCGTCGGCATGACCGACGACGACTTCCCCAGGGCCCAGGTCGCCGTGGCGTCGTCGTGGAACGAGGTCACGCCCTGCAACCTGCCGCTCGACCGGCTGGCCAAGCGGGCCAAGGACGGGATCCGTGCCGCCGGCGCGTTTCCGATCGAGTTCGTCACCATCGCCGTGTCCGACGCCATCTCGATGGGCCACGAGGGCATGCGGGGATCGCTCGTGAGCCGCGAGATCATCGCCGACTCTGTCGAGTGCATGATGCACGCCGAACGGTTCGACGCCCTCGTCACGTTCGCCGGGTGCGACAAGAGCCTCCCGGGGATGCTCATGGCGGCAGCCCGGTGCAATGTGCCCTCCACCTTCCTCTACGGCGGATCGATACTTCCCGGCCACCTGGGCGATGAGACCCTCGACATCGTCAGTGTGTTCGAAGCCGTCGGTGCCTGCGCCGCCGGGACGATCGACCAGTCCGAGCTCGACCAGATCGAGCGCAACGCCTGCCCCGGCGAGGGTGCCTGCGCCGGGATGTTCACGGCCAACACCATGGCGTCGGTGGCCGAAGCGCTCGGTATGAGCCTTCCGGGATCGGCCACCCCTGCGGCCGTCGACCGTCGCCGCGACGAAGCCGCCTTCCAATCGGGTCAGGCCGTCGTCCGCCAGCTCGAGGCCGGTATCCGCCCGCGGCAGATCCTCACCAAGGAGGCTTTCGAGAACGCCATCGCGGTGACCATGGCGCTCGGTGGTTCCACCAACGCCGTGTTGCACCTGTTGGCGATCGCCCGCGAGGCGCAGGTCGATCTCGGGCTCGACGACTTCAACCGAGTCGGCTCGCGGGTGCCCCACATCGCCGACACGAAGCCACACGGCCAGTACCACATGTTCGATGTCGACCGGGTCGGTGGCGTGCCGGTCGTGATGCGCGAGCTGCTCGACGCAGGCCTGCTGCACGGCGACTGCCTCACCGTCACGGGCCGCACCGTGGCGGAGAACCTCGACGACCTCGACCCTCCTGCCCCCGACGGTGAGGTCATCCGCCCGCTCTCGTCGCCCATCCACGTGCTGGGGGGCATCGCGGTCCTGCGCGGGTCTCTGGCCCCCGAGGGCGCCGTCGTGAAGGTCGCAGGGATCGACGAGCTCCGCTTCGAAGGCACCGCACGGGTCTTCGACGGCGAGGACCTGGCGATGGAGGCGATCCTCGCCGGGAGCATCAACGCAGGCGACATCGTCGTGATCCGCTACGAGGGCCCCAAGGGCGGGCCGGGGATGCGCGAGATGCTGGCCGTCACCGGCGCCATGAAGGGCGCCGGGCGTGGCTCCGACGCGGCGTTGATCACCGACGGGCGCTTCTCGGGGGGAACGCACGGCTACTGCGTTGGTCACGTGGCGCCCGAGGCCGTCGACGGTGGGCCGATCGCCCTCGTTGCCGATGGCGACCGCATCGTCATCGACGCCGAGGCGCACACGATCGAGCTCCTGGTCGACGCCTCGGAGCTCGAGAGACGCCGGGCCGACTGGAAGTGCCCCGAGCCCCGCTACACGACCGGATTCCTGGCCAAGTACGCCAAGCTCGCGTCGGGTGCCCAGGACGGCGCCATCACGACCCCGTGA
- a CDS encoding sensor domain-containing diguanylate cyclase, with translation MRRRGRYASVLGQYLPSVGIFIAVFVAVLAANETVGGPDGIARALLVACISSVIGVAIVGVVIVRPYEKAMHRRRAADKEREAEFRADAERRQFERDLNVALEMSQSEEDALELTERALLTAVPDARAELLLASHVDGELRRVAVSAPDAASPGCPVRSTDECPAARTSQALRFGDAADIDACPKLRLRADGLDTSCRSATCVPVSIMGKTTGVVHVLHGARLPDDARTVSNLESIAQQVGQRVGMLRIMAETQLQASTDGLTGLLNRRSLESKLRVLRNDGTPFVFAMADLDHFKRLNDTHGHDAGDRALRLFADVTRSSLRPVDLACRYGGEEFAIVITDATVREAVRTLERLREHLALALHEGTVPPFTVSVGVAGSRRAEDLASLARRADAALYEAKEQGRNRVVAASDATVDAGREGVVTGS, from the coding sequence ATGAGGCGCCGCGGCCGGTACGCCTCCGTCCTCGGCCAGTACCTGCCGTCCGTGGGCATCTTCATCGCCGTCTTCGTCGCCGTGCTGGCCGCGAACGAGACTGTGGGCGGTCCCGACGGTATCGCCCGTGCGTTGCTCGTCGCGTGCATCAGCTCCGTGATCGGCGTTGCGATCGTCGGTGTCGTGATCGTCCGGCCCTACGAGAAAGCGATGCACCGGCGACGGGCAGCGGACAAGGAACGTGAAGCCGAGTTCCGCGCCGATGCCGAGCGCCGTCAGTTCGAACGCGACCTGAACGTGGCGCTGGAGATGTCGCAGAGCGAGGAGGATGCCCTGGAGCTCACGGAGCGGGCGCTCCTCACGGCGGTACCCGACGCGAGAGCCGAGCTCCTCCTCGCTTCGCACGTCGACGGCGAGCTCCGGCGTGTGGCGGTGTCCGCCCCCGACGCTGCCTCACCGGGGTGCCCGGTCCGATCGACGGATGAATGCCCCGCCGCGCGCACCTCCCAGGCCCTCAGGTTCGGCGACGCCGCCGACATCGACGCGTGCCCCAAGCTCCGGCTGCGCGCCGACGGTCTCGACACGAGCTGCCGCTCGGCGACCTGCGTTCCCGTGTCGATCATGGGCAAGACCACGGGCGTCGTGCATGTACTCCACGGGGCCCGACTGCCCGACGACGCACGCACGGTGTCGAATCTGGAGTCGATCGCCCAGCAGGTCGGACAACGTGTCGGCATGCTCCGGATCATGGCCGAGACCCAGCTCCAGGCCTCGACCGACGGTCTCACGGGCCTCCTGAACCGTCGCAGCCTCGAGAGCAAGCTCCGGGTCCTGCGCAACGACGGGACCCCGTTCGTGTTCGCCATGGCCGACCTCGACCACTTCAAGCGACTCAACGACACACACGGTCACGACGCGGGTGACCGCGCGCTCCGCCTCTTCGCCGACGTGACGCGCTCCAGCCTCCGGCCCGTCGATCTGGCCTGCCGCTACGGCGGTGAGGAGTTCGCGATCGTGATCACCGACGCGACCGTTCGCGAGGCGGTTCGTACGCTCGAGCGACTCCGGGAACACCTGGCGTTGGCGCTGCACGAGGGCACCGTCCCACCCTTCACCGTGAGCGTGGGGGTGGCCGGGTCGCGACGCGCCGAGGACCTCGCCTCCCTCGCACGTCGGGCCGATGCCGCTCTCTACGAGGCGAAGGAACAGGGGCGCAACCGCGTCGTCGCAGCGAGCGACGCCACCGTCGACGCCGGCCGGGAGGGCGTGGTCACGGGGTCGTGA
- a CDS encoding LLM class F420-dependent oxidoreductase produces MKVDSALVNDLGDVADNARDLEALGYDGLFTFEGPHDPFFPLLRAAEHTERLELTTAIAVAFARNPMILANIGYDLHAASKGRFVLGLGSQIKPHIEKRFSMPWSKPAARMREMVLALRAIWDCWQNGADLDFRGEFYTHTLMTPFFDPGPNSFGTPKVVIAGVGPVMTRVAGEVADGFLVHPFSTARFLRETTMPALEQGFALSGRKREDFEISWPLFVVSGDTDEQREAAARGARQQMAFYASTPAYRSVLETHGWGDLQGELNIMSKQGRWEEMGELVDDDLLDAVAVTGAPEELPALIDDRYGDIVDRIAIHPPGGVGRDRWQAILADFKARGDG; encoded by the coding sequence ATGAAGGTCGACTCGGCGTTGGTGAACGACCTCGGCGACGTGGCCGACAACGCCCGGGACCTGGAGGCACTGGGCTACGACGGGCTCTTCACCTTCGAGGGGCCTCACGACCCGTTCTTCCCGCTCCTGCGGGCCGCCGAGCACACCGAACGACTCGAGCTCACCACCGCCATCGCCGTCGCCTTCGCGCGCAACCCGATGATCCTCGCCAACATCGGCTACGACCTGCACGCCGCATCGAAGGGACGGTTCGTCCTCGGGCTCGGCTCACAGATCAAGCCGCACATCGAGAAGCGCTTCTCCATGCCGTGGTCGAAGCCCGCGGCCCGGATGCGCGAGATGGTTCTCGCCCTGCGGGCGATCTGGGACTGCTGGCAGAACGGTGCCGACCTCGACTTCCGCGGCGAGTTCTACACCCACACGCTCATGACGCCGTTCTTCGACCCGGGGCCCAACTCGTTCGGAACGCCGAAGGTCGTCATCGCCGGGGTCGGACCCGTGATGACCCGGGTCGCCGGTGAGGTGGCCGACGGCTTTCTCGTCCACCCGTTCAGCACGGCGAGGTTCCTTCGCGAAACGACGATGCCCGCCCTCGAGCAGGGCTTCGCGCTCAGCGGTCGGAAGCGCGAGGATTTCGAGATCTCGTGGCCGCTCTTCGTCGTGTCGGGCGACACCGACGAGCAGCGCGAGGCCGCGGCGCGTGGTGCGCGGCAGCAGATGGCCTTCTACGCCTCCACGCCCGCCTACCGGTCTGTCCTCGAGACCCACGGGTGGGGTGATCTCCAGGGCGAGCTCAACATCATGTCGAAGCAGGGCCGATGGGAGGAGATGGGCGAGTTGGTCGACGACGATCTGCTCGACGCCGTCGCCGTCACCGGCGCGCCCGAGGAACTACCGGCGTTGATCGACGACCGCTATGGCGACATCGTCGACCGGATCGCCATCCACCCTCCCGGTGGGGTGGGACGTGACCGTTGGCAGGCGATCCTGGCGGACTTCAAGGCCCGCGGCGACGGGTAG